A region from the Sphingomonas brevis genome encodes:
- a CDS encoding NAD(P)H-dependent flavin oxidoreductase translates to MSGEGLIAEARVMHGDGGMVRLKELMARGTEFLGTEWAILGGAMSWISERHLVSAISNSGGFGVIACGAMSPELLDGEIAGTKERTAKPFGVNLITMHPQLSELIDVCARHEVTHVVLAGGLPPGGAIERIKGNGAKLIAFTPALALAKKLMRSGADALVIEGMEAGGHIGPVSTSVLAQEILPHVAADIPVFVAGGIGRGEAIAAYLEMGAVGVQLGTRFVCAHECIAHANFKKAFIRASARDAIPSVQIDPRLPVIPVRALKNREMENFAAKQREVAQKLDEGAIEMAEAQLQIEHYWAGALRRAVIDGDVESGSVMAGQSVGMVNREEPVADIIQELVDEAAAALGSRG, encoded by the coding sequence ATGAGCGGCGAAGGCCTAATCGCGGAAGCCCGCGTGATGCATGGCGACGGCGGCATGGTGCGCCTCAAGGAATTGATGGCCCGCGGCACGGAATTCCTTGGGACCGAATGGGCGATCCTGGGTGGGGCGATGAGCTGGATTTCGGAGCGTCACCTCGTGTCCGCGATCAGCAATTCCGGCGGCTTCGGCGTGATCGCCTGCGGGGCGATGAGTCCCGAGTTGCTCGATGGAGAGATTGCGGGGACCAAGGAGCGCACGGCCAAGCCGTTCGGCGTCAACCTGATTACGATGCATCCGCAATTGAGCGAATTGATCGATGTCTGCGCCAGGCATGAGGTGACCCATGTGGTGCTCGCCGGCGGCTTGCCGCCGGGCGGCGCGATTGAGCGGATCAAGGGCAATGGCGCCAAGCTAATTGCCTTCACCCCGGCGCTTGCCTTGGCCAAGAAGCTGATGCGGTCGGGAGCCGACGCGCTGGTAATCGAGGGGATGGAGGCCGGCGGCCACATCGGACCGGTTTCGACCAGCGTCCTTGCGCAGGAAATCCTGCCGCACGTCGCCGCCGACATCCCGGTGTTCGTCGCCGGCGGGATCGGGCGAGGCGAGGCGATCGCCGCCTACCTCGAAATGGGCGCGGTCGGCGTCCAGCTCGGCACACGGTTCGTCTGCGCGCATGAGTGCATTGCCCATGCAAATTTCAAAAAGGCTTTCATCCGCGCATCGGCACGCGACGCGATCCCGTCCGTGCAGATCGACCCGCGCCTGCCGGTAATTCCGGTACGCGCGCTCAAGAACCGCGAGATGGAGAATTTCGCCGCCAAGCAGCGCGAGGTTGCGCAAAAGCTGGACGAAGGCGCGATCGAAATGGCCGAGGCCCAGCTTCAGATCGAGCATTATTGGGCGGGAGCGCTCCGCCGCGCGGTGATCGACGGCGACGTCGAGAGCGGATCGGTGATGGCCGGGCAGTCGGTCGGCATGGTCAACCGCGAGGAGCCGGTCGCCGACATCATCCAGGAGCTGGTCGACGAGGCCGCGGCGGCCCTGGGTTCGCGCGGCTAG
- a CDS encoding aspartate kinase produces MKFGGTSMAGIERIRVVAARVKREADAGNEVLVVVSAMAGETDRLVQLCREASALADPQEYDVVVASGEQVTAGLLAMTLQNMGAKARSFMGWQLMRASGVHGNARVEKVEGALLDEALNEGTVAVIPGFQGVSEDGRVATLGRGGSDTSAVAIAAGVKADRCDIYTDVDGVYTTDPRIVPQARKLTKITFEEMLELAGVGAKVLQVRSVGLAMRENLPLRVLTAFDDLPGTEIVPELGENDMERNAIAGIAADRNEGRITLTGIADRPGMVAAVMQPLADAGLSVDMIVHAATEGQNASDLTFTVPEAMMAQAAAVLNARKGDIGFSEIHTDDAVAKVSIVGVGIRSNPELAAKMFATLATSGINLLAVSASEIKVSVLVKEDEMELAVRVLHTAFGLDAPRGEAA; encoded by the coding sequence ATGAAATTCGGCGGAACCTCGATGGCCGGGATCGAGCGCATCCGTGTCGTGGCCGCGCGGGTCAAGCGCGAAGCCGACGCGGGCAACGAGGTCCTCGTCGTGGTCTCCGCCATGGCTGGCGAAACCGACCGTCTGGTCCAGCTGTGCCGCGAGGCATCCGCGCTGGCCGATCCCCAGGAATATGATGTGGTCGTCGCCAGCGGCGAGCAGGTGACGGCGGGGCTCCTTGCCATGACGCTGCAGAATATGGGCGCCAAGGCGCGCAGCTTCATGGGCTGGCAGTTGATGCGGGCCTCCGGCGTGCACGGCAACGCGCGGGTCGAAAAGGTCGAAGGCGCGCTGCTCGACGAAGCGCTGAACGAGGGCACTGTCGCGGTCATCCCCGGGTTCCAGGGAGTAAGCGAGGACGGCAGGGTCGCGACGCTGGGCCGCGGCGGGTCGGACACGTCGGCGGTGGCGATCGCGGCCGGGGTCAAGGCCGACCGCTGCGACATCTATACTGACGTCGACGGCGTCTACACGACCGATCCAAGGATCGTGCCGCAGGCGCGCAAGCTGACCAAAATCACCTTCGAGGAAATGCTTGAGCTGGCAGGTGTCGGCGCCAAGGTGCTGCAGGTACGCTCGGTCGGGCTCGCCATGCGCGAAAATCTTCCGCTGCGCGTGCTGACCGCATTCGATGATTTGCCGGGGACCGAGATCGTCCCCGAGCTAGGGGAAAATGACATGGAGCGAAACGCCATCGCCGGCATCGCCGCCGACCGCAACGAGGGGCGGATCACGCTGACCGGGATCGCCGACCGGCCCGGGATGGTCGCGGCCGTGATGCAGCCGCTGGCCGACGCCGGCCTGTCGGTCGACATGATCGTTCATGCCGCGACCGAAGGGCAGAACGCGAGCGACCTGACCTTCACCGTACCGGAAGCGATGATGGCGCAGGCGGCGGCGGTGCTGAACGCAAGGAAGGGCGACATTGGCTTTTCCGAAATCCATACCGACGATGCAGTCGCCAAGGTGTCGATCGTCGGGGTCGGTATCCGCTCCAATCCTGAGCTGGCCGCCAAGATGTTCGCCACCCTGGCGACAAGCGGCATCAATCTGCTGGCAGTCAGTGCCAGCGAGATCAAGGTCAGCGTGCTGGTGAAGGAGGATGAGATGGAGCTTGCGGTCCGGGTTCTTCACACAGCTTTCGGCCTCGATGCGCCGCGGGGAGAAGCAGCATGA
- the ubiG gene encoding bifunctional 2-polyprenyl-6-hydroxyphenol methylase/3-demethylubiquinol 3-O-methyltransferase UbiG has product MAKTSILDKEAQHFGGMAADWWDPNGKSAMLHKLNPVRLAYVRDMIDQHWQCDECGFKPLEGKSALDVGCGAGLLAEPLARLGARVTAVDAAPELIAVARDHAIGQGLQIDYRATGVEDIDGRFDLVTAMEVVEHVADPQDFIDALSARLAPGGLMILSTPNKTGWSKLLTITLAEGFGQIPKGTHDYEKFIDPDMMRGLLAHAGLECIDFEGIAMSPTRGLHLSEDLRLNYLVAAKWA; this is encoded by the coding sequence ATGGCCAAAACAAGCATCCTCGACAAGGAAGCTCAGCATTTCGGCGGCATGGCGGCCGACTGGTGGGACCCGAACGGCAAGTCGGCGATGCTGCACAAGCTCAATCCCGTGCGCCTCGCCTATGTCCGCGACATGATCGACCAGCATTGGCAATGCGACGAATGCGGTTTCAAGCCGCTTGAGGGAAAGAGTGCGTTGGATGTCGGTTGCGGCGCGGGCCTGCTGGCCGAGCCGCTCGCCCGGCTGGGGGCAAGGGTCACGGCGGTCGACGCCGCTCCTGAATTGATCGCGGTCGCCCGGGATCATGCGATCGGGCAGGGGCTCCAAATCGACTATCGCGCCACCGGCGTCGAGGACATCGACGGTCGATTTGACCTGGTCACGGCGATGGAGGTGGTCGAGCATGTCGCCGACCCGCAGGACTTCATCGACGCGCTTTCCGCGCGGCTCGCTCCAGGCGGGCTGATGATCCTCTCCACCCCCAACAAGACCGGCTGGTCGAAGCTGCTGACCATCACCCTGGCGGAGGGCTTCGGCCAGATCCCCAAGGGCACTCATGACTATGAGAAATTCATCGACCCCGACATGATGCGGGGCCTGCTGGCACATGCGGGGCTGGAGTGCATCGACTTCGAAGGCATTGCGATGAGCCCGACGCGCGGACTGCATTTGAGCGAGGATTTGAGGTTGAATTATTTGGTGGCAGCGAAGTGGGCGTAG
- a CDS encoding glutathione S-transferase family protein → MWQLFQFPLCPFSRKVRLVLGEKGVAHELVRENPWERRDEFVDLNPAGETPVIVDSTAGITLIGSQPIVEYFEETVDKMPMIHGNAVARAEIRRLTVWFDEKLYREVVEPLMNERMRKRLVSRESPDTRVLREAMRIANGHLDYVDYLLDHRRWIAGAGLSLADFTAAAHLSVIDYLGALDWRGHKQTKDWYAVMKSRPAFRPLLGERMEVIVPPAHYDKVDF, encoded by the coding sequence ATGTGGCAGTTGTTCCAATTCCCTCTTTGTCCCTTTTCCCGCAAAGTCAGGCTCGTCCTTGGCGAGAAGGGCGTGGCGCATGAGCTGGTGCGCGAGAATCCGTGGGAGCGGCGCGATGAATTCGTCGACCTGAACCCGGCCGGCGAGACACCGGTAATCGTCGATTCGACCGCGGGGATCACCTTGATCGGAAGCCAGCCGATCGTCGAATATTTCGAAGAGACAGTCGACAAAATGCCGATGATCCACGGCAATGCGGTCGCCCGGGCCGAGATTCGGCGGCTGACCGTATGGTTTGACGAGAAGCTCTACCGCGAAGTGGTCGAGCCTTTGATGAACGAGCGTATGAGGAAGCGGCTGGTGAGCCGCGAAAGCCCGGATACGCGGGTGCTGCGCGAGGCGATGCGGATCGCCAACGGCCACCTCGACTATGTCGATTATCTGCTCGACCATCGGCGCTGGATCGCAGGCGCGGGCCTCAGCCTGGCCGATTTCACGGCGGCAGCGCATTTGAGCGTGATCGATTATCTCGGCGCGCTCGACTGGCGCGGCCACAAGCAGACCAAGGACTGGTATGCGGTGATGAAGTCGCGCCCGGCGTTCCGCCCGCTACTCGGCGAGCGGATGGAGGTGATCGTCCCACCGGCGCACTACGATAAGGTGGATTTCTAG
- a CDS encoding undecaprenyl-diphosphate phosphatase: protein MPVLLLVIILGIVEGVTEYLPVSSTGHLILATELLGYKADQWALFNVAIQPGAILAIIVLYWRTFVDVLVGLWQRRPSAFAFVRNLAVAFIPAVVLGLALGDDIELLLGNAVVVAWALIVGGVAILIIERLAKTTDKGGVQNVTLMHSIGIGLVQCLAMVPGVSRSGATILGAMSMGVDRKTAAEFSFFLAVPTLTGATALQLYKHGSTMQPGMGGWILLGSLVSFVVAVVVVKAFVSIIQRYGFAPFAWYRIIAGAVALVWLAAR, encoded by the coding sequence GTGCCGGTACTGCTGCTCGTCATCATCCTCGGCATCGTCGAGGGCGTCACCGAATATCTGCCGGTCAGCTCGACCGGGCACCTGATCCTCGCCACCGAGCTGCTCGGCTACAAGGCCGACCAGTGGGCGCTGTTCAATGTCGCCATCCAGCCGGGCGCGATCCTGGCGATCATCGTCCTCTACTGGCGGACCTTCGTCGACGTGCTGGTCGGCCTGTGGCAGCGGCGGCCGAGCGCCTTCGCTTTTGTCCGCAACCTGGCTGTCGCGTTCATCCCGGCGGTCGTGCTTGGATTGGCGCTCGGCGACGATATCGAGCTGCTGCTCGGCAATGCGGTGGTGGTCGCCTGGGCGCTGATCGTCGGCGGCGTCGCCATCCTGATCATCGAAAGGCTGGCCAAGACCACCGACAAGGGCGGCGTGCAGAATGTCACGCTGATGCATTCGATCGGCATCGGGCTGGTCCAGTGCCTGGCGATGGTCCCGGGCGTCAGCCGGTCGGGCGCGACCATCCTCGGCGCAATGTCGATGGGCGTCGATCGAAAGACCGCCGCGGAATTCAGCTTCTTCCTTGCCGTGCCGACGCTGACCGGGGCGACCGCACTACAGCTTTACAAGCATGGCTCGACCATGCAGCCGGGCATGGGCGGCTGGATCCTGCTAGGGAGCCTGGTCAGTTTCGTGGTCGCGGTGGTGGTGGTCAAAGCGTTCGTATCGATCATCCAGCGCTACGGCTTCGCGCCATTCGCCTGGTACCGGATTATCGCCGGAGCAGTGGCGCTGGTTTGGCTTGCCGCACGCTAA
- a CDS encoding complex I NDUFA9 subunit family protein, translated as MRQAGTPPLITIFGGTGFIGRYVCEALLKAGARLRVAGRDPRKAWFLQPLGSVGQVSAVGADLAKPPTIEHALDGADAVINLVGVFKGNLEALHVQGPGKLAAAAKKAGAKAFVHVSAIGVDAESESTYSETKARGEQAVKAAFPKTTIIRSSTVFGPEDDFTNRFAAMGGWPLLPVIAPKTRFQPVYVRDLARAIAMAALDPKAHGGKTYELAGPEAMTMLDLNARIMALSGQQPELVEVPDFVASVIAAFGFLPGAPLSRDQWLMLQKDNVPSGKHPGFKEFGIAPTPLGAVAPEWLGRYKKGGRFAPSAA; from the coding sequence ATGAGGCAAGCAGGCACGCCGCCGCTCATCACCATTTTTGGAGGAACCGGCTTCATTGGCCGATATGTGTGCGAGGCGCTGCTGAAAGCCGGGGCAAGGCTCCGCGTTGCCGGCCGCGACCCGCGCAAGGCCTGGTTCCTGCAGCCGCTGGGCTCGGTCGGACAGGTTTCCGCGGTCGGCGCCGACCTCGCCAAGCCGCCCACCATCGAGCATGCCCTCGACGGCGCGGACGCGGTGATCAACCTGGTCGGGGTGTTCAAGGGAAATCTGGAAGCCCTCCACGTCCAGGGTCCGGGCAAGCTGGCCGCCGCCGCAAAGAAGGCCGGCGCCAAGGCTTTCGTCCATGTGAGCGCGATCGGCGTCGATGCTGAAAGCGAATCCACCTATTCCGAGACCAAGGCGCGCGGCGAGCAGGCGGTAAAGGCCGCCTTCCCCAAGACGACGATCATCCGATCGAGCACCGTGTTCGGGCCGGAGGACGATTTCACCAACCGCTTCGCGGCGATGGGCGGCTGGCCGCTGCTGCCCGTGATCGCGCCGAAGACGCGCTTTCAGCCGGTCTATGTTCGCGACCTTGCCCGGGCGATCGCCATGGCTGCGCTGGACCCCAAGGCACATGGCGGCAAGACCTATGAGCTGGCGGGGCCGGAAGCGATGACCATGCTCGACCTCAATGCGCGGATCATGGCGCTGAGCGGACAGCAGCCCGAACTGGTCGAGGTGCCCGATTTCGTCGCGTCGGTTATTGCCGCGTTCGGCTTCCTCCCCGGCGCGCCGCTCTCCCGCGACCAATGGCTGATGCTTCAGAAGGACAATGTGCCAAGCGGCAAGCATCCCGGCTTCAAGGAGTTCGGGATCGCGCCGACCCCGCTTGGCGCCGTCGCGCCCGAATGGCTCGGCCGCTATAAGAAGGGCGGCCGCTTCGCGCCGAGCGCAGCCTAA